GCGCCTAGCTATCGAGTGGATTGTAGTGATTGCGACTATATTTAAACGACTGTACACCCATTCTAGCAAGAAACGAAGGATTATATTTACAGGTAAAAGCAAGAGCGAACCGGTCACAGTTATTAACGAATTATACACAGAGAATACataaaatttatgaatttataaAGGAAATACGAAGTGCAAATAAACGACCCCACATCGGCGACGTATGAATaaagaattaattattcaaatttaattatctagttttctttctatttcctgttgctaatGTAAATCATTTTATTCTCAACGAATGTCCTTATTCGTGTCATAATTTAAGAATTAGAAGTATCTCATTATGGTTACAAATTTTACTTATGGAAATTGTAATCTCAACTGTAATAATAATTGCATTCAAAATTCAGTTATGCAATTGCAATTAATGCTGCCAATTTACGGTAAACactgtgaaaaatataaatttataaattttggcGGGCTATGGAAGTTTAAAAACTTGAACGCGGCAGCCATTTTGTAGAAAGGTAGGAACAGTTAAAGAATTTATGGTTTACCATTATGtcggtgaaaaatattaatttatattgtaTGAAAACAATACCTACGACATAATTGTAACCCACtgtattgtatattattttctgtTACATTGTCTTTCAGTGAATTTTAAAAATCCATGATGCTGTAGTATGACTAaaggtattaaaaattgtaatacataaaataaagtaaatagtTCTGTAAATACTATAAAtcaaagaaaaataatgtaataaaacTTGAACTTTACGtacttgttttattttttataaataaatgcaCTCAATGAATAAATTCAAGTACACGAAAGTACCCCAATAGCTAACCATACACTGGATTACTTAATAAGAAAGGATTTTTATCATAACATCTTTTTTTACAAGTTTTCTATTAGTAGACAACGGGATTATAATTTCTTTGACTTTACTAAAGACAAAttataatgaaaaaaatgaCGTGCTTTTCTCGTAGAAATGCACTTATGTTTTTAACATTGAATTTATACATATAGTATACTCCcacgttttataaataattatagtaGATAAACAAAATAACATGATTAACTatttattgtacattttatttaatgaattgttaaaattgtaaaaaatctaACGATCGATCGCCATTTCTTAAACAGAAGCTGTAAGTTGTCTAAAAATGTACACATTATAAAAGCGAAATTAGTCGAAACTAAAATTGGTGATAATCTGTTTCGATATTTACAACCTTCtaagtttgaatatttaaagaatACAGTAAtacaaattcgaataaaaatatgtgtAGGCTGTGTTTTTATCGTGATTTTAATGAGAAAATACAAATCAGCAATGGATAAGTGCTGATAAATCATTGTATCGATAAcaataattgaaacaaaatttttgtgCTTTACATACTTTGATGCGTaccaagaaattaaaatttttaatgtgaAAGTTTTTATGTTGtaggaggaaaaaattttttttttttatcgctatCGAAATAATTGGTGAAATGaatgaatattataaaaattgatacatATCCCTGTTTATAAACTAGAATAGACATCGATTGGTTCAATAAAATTGCAAACAAGTATCGCATCGCGTCAGTGTCGTCTCTTCCTAGGAGACTATTGCGTAGTCTGCGTTTGACATCTGCGCATTTCTCACGCTCGCACGGAGGAAAAATCAAAACAATCAATATGGCGGACCCGAGCGACGAAGCTGCATCGTCGAGTAGCGTTTCGGAGCAGGCCCCTTTGGCTACTCCAATTCGCGACGACCTCGAAAAAATAGAGGGTTTTCTTGAACCTGACAAAAAGCGTCGAAAAGTGTCACGGACTGATGGGAAAACCGAGCAAAAGTTGGAGCACCGTTTGGGTGGCATCCTCTGCTGCGCAGTTTGTCTCGATTTACCCAAGGCGGCTGTCTATCAGGTAAGTTTCTAATATCTTCCCTTCAATTTTTTCTGCATTATTCAATGCATTACAGTTTGAAATGATGCAAATTTGCGAATGTGTGCGTTCTCTTGATCGGTATTCCCCGTATTTTAACGTCGATGATCGTTGTTATGATGTCGTCGTTTCTTTCCATCCGACATTTTCACCCGAGGTCGTCGGGTGACTTTCTCGTTGTTCATTACggacacgtatatatatatatatatatatatttagataTGTATATATGGACATTATTagataaaatttgttttgaCTATAGTGTTCACGTGGCAATTTATTGATGTTCTCCTGTCTGAAGTCGTCTTTTGTTGTTTTTGGTTGTTATTTCTAGACAGTGGTCAATTTTCTCATTGGAACTTACTTGGAAACATTTCGCGTTGATTAAGGTAGAACATAGTAAGAACACTTAATGTAGAGCTCCCCCAGTGTGTGACTTTTTTATTACTTAAGTTTTATATTAtctgaattataaaaataaaatagtctAAAGGGTATTGAAAAAACGAAAATATCTTTTGACAGATATTCAAACCTCATGACCTATTGTATACCATTATTGaatacgatttatttatttatggtaCTTTCTATTTTCTGATTTCAATCGTGttcttattaaattaaatttttgatcAATTTACACCAGCCATTAATACTACTTTATTTCTATATTcaattctttctctctcactctgtcCATTTTTCTTACCTTCTTTTTCTCTTGACGATTAcaacatatttttaaatagtttgttctttcaataaaatttatttctctgatattgcaggaaaataaaattaatagttaTACAAGTTATAGTTTTGTTTAAATTGTAATCGTATAAGTATATAAGACAATTTAAGCTACTTTTATCACCATGTTAttagaatctaaaaaatattcattaCCAATATTGTTTCCTTTaagataattataaaataattgcaGGTAGGTAATTATATGTTTTTCTTAGTGAAAATggtgttaaatatttgaatatgagATACAGGAAGAGCTGCCTTTAACTTGTTTAATACGAATACTAACTTTAATGAATATTTTTTGCTATTAAATGTATTTGTAACATTTAGAAATTCTAAATTCATAAAGTTTGTATTGTAAAAAATGAGTCACATTTATGATAAATCTGTTTATGCATGCATGTAAAGTAATTCTCACTACAATGTAAGTTTATGCGGATTTTAAATTATGCGAGAAACAAATACAGATAATAAACCAAAGAGAATTATTGTATGTATGCATGCCCAAGCAATAATCCCATTTtttagtaatatttatttacagaatCTCCtctattattaaatttgtagTATTCCAATCCACCTTGTACTATTATATTTTGTTCTCAGTTGTTCTTTTTGAATTTCATTAACAGAAATATATGTAACGCATTCTATATTCAGTGTATTCATTAACTGTAAAACACTGGGAAGAATGTTGCGTTTATCCTGTCATAATAGAGACACATATTTGTAAGTTATTCAATGCGCCGTCTAGCGCATTATGTACCAGTTTTATTTACTATGGTACACAGGTTGTATACATGCATTTGTGAACTCGTAGACGctactaaaaatatttcatttttataagtATACACAAGAAATTTGAACTTCAACTTCATTCTTGTTGGTATTCCAATACAGTCACTTAGGAAGGTAAAAAGTTACTTACGTTATCAAGTCTTTATAGTTTTTAAcacataatataaaaatatttttccatcacAAAGCATTGTGTTTATTGTAAGAAGTAATCGAAATGGAGGAAATACCCAAGATCTAGTTACTAGGAAAAGTTATTGTAGACCCATGCGAAATTGATGTTTATCACTTATAATTAATAGcgagagagtgagagtgagagagagaaagcgcaTTTCCAGAAGATCTGTATAACATGTATAGTTAAAAAgcattaaacaaaataaatattcttaaagGTTATTAGTTAGTTATTTCGCATTCGACACCCTTTTTCACTTATCCCACGCATCATTATCCTTTTCTCTTCCTTTCTATTATCAATATTGGCAGCATTAATGATGGTTGCTTTTGGTGATAATTCACATTTTTTAAACTTGCTGGTTTTGCAAATAATTACTTGACTTATTAATAGTACTACTACGATTTTGTGTTTCAGGTTTAAAAACATCAAAATCATGGTAATATACATGACATTAGTTTTGTTATTCTAGTTTGGTTAATGTTGTTGCAAGGGTTGTATATGTTTGTTAAAAACGAGCATAGTGAGATAGCTTGTGCAAAATGAagaacaaatttctttttattaagtacaatgttgtttattttaattaacagtCTGCATTGATGACAACAGGAATAATATTTTGCACATAGCTATACATACTTCATGATAGATTTGCCTCAggctattaaaattttctataaaattagGATTATCATTTCAAaacgtttgaaatcaagaaTGCTAGTAATACATACtgcaaaaatgttcacagtgtaCAAATGGACACTTGATGTGTGCCGGTTGCTTCACTCATGTCCTCGCAGATGCCAGGCTGAGAGATGAAATGGCAACATGTCCCAACTGCAGAATCGAGATCAGCAGAACATCACCATCTCGAAATTTGGCAGTTGAGAAAGCTGTATCTGAATTGCCAGCAGAATGTCAATATTGTGCTAAGGAGTTTCCACGAAATTCCTTAGAACGCCATGAAGAAACAATGTGTGAAGAAAGGTAAATGAAGACCATAAGTATAAAGGGACAAATTAATGTTATTTATTGTATGTGTCTAGAATATCCAGCTGTAAGTACAGCAGAATTGGCTGCCCTTGGCGTGGACCCAATCATGAACGTCCAGAACATGAAGCACATTGTGTACATCCTCACCGTACAGGGCTGGATGTTATGGAAGCTTTACGCGATATAGACGCTCGAACTCTCGAAGAACGTAGGCTGTATGACAATGTCTTTGATCTTTTGTCCTACGAGAAAATCACGTTCAACGGTCTGTATCCGTTTCTCGTGTATTAAGGCCTTCAAAATCTCTCATTTAACTATTATAATTGCATTATCttaatatagaaaaaatattttatctgtcatttgtaaaaatgtatctttgttttcTGCCTTGTCTAGCAGCAGCAGGAACAATCCCCTTTCATCAGACAATTAAATTAGTTTTATTTGCCTAAATTTTCATATTATTGGAGCATTTAGGAAACCAAATCAGTCGATCCCATTGTTCAACCTTTTCACTGTCATTTTATAATAGAGACAACATACGAAAGGTATAATCTATTTGTAGAATTTCGTCGTTTATAGATTTACAAATGAGGCCCTATCGTACGGACGAGTTCGTCCATAAACTATTTTACGAAACTTCTCGGTTTACGGCGTTTAATAGTCAGTGGGTTGTAAAAGCGAGAATCAACAACAATCAACGTGATCCTACTCAAAGCTCGGAAAGGGACATGACTTATCAAGTACGTagagatttaatattttttcagagGCCAATATGTTTTAATATATGATTAAGAGAGCAATCAAAGtcgttatttaattttgtagctgattttaaaaacaaaaacaacGCATCCGTTACCTCTTCATTATTTGATATTGAAAGGACCGTTTGGAGACATGAAAGTACAACCAAGGATTCACAGATTTGAATTCACCGACCAAGAAAATGAAAGCCCTTATCTACCACTACCTTTACCTGACACTGCAGAGTGCAATAGACTTCTTGCTGCAAGAGCTATTAGTTTCAGGTAAAATATCAGTGAACATTTACACAACAAACTTTATTAAAGGATCTTCAATAAACAGTTTGTTCAACGTGATAATCTTTAAACATGCATACTGTCTTTCTGTTTCAGACTAATAATGTTCCTGGCATCCAAGTAGTTTCATACAGCAATTATTGTTGTCAAGAcattatgacaaacaaattaTTGACACAACTTTTTAGATTTAACAGCGATAAGAGCATAGATCACAGAGATTTATAATCAATTATAGTAGCGATAAtcgtaacaataataaaaatgaagatGCTAATTCTGCTGTAGTCTATACACATATACACTCGAAATATACTTTGTGCTGATACTACATATAGTATGGCACAAAGGTATAGCAAATGACACGCAGATATTTGAAAAAGTAACATTTGATttcatttaaatttctttttgatATTTTGCTGACTCTTTGAGCTAAAATAAGCAAATGATGCTTTACGTATAACATTGCTGTTAGACAAGTGCATTAAATTGTATCCATCGATGCATCCTAGTTTGCACAAACAGATTACATTTTCGAATAGCTGTGCTGCTAATTGGATATCAATTTAATGCACGTGCCTGTCAATAAAAGCCTAGTACAGATTCttctatttatatataaattacgTCATAAATGTAAAATCCTGAATCGACACATTGTAATAgacgaaatttaaataaatttattataattatgacTAGTAGTGTTGCAGTTTAAACTGCCATCAAGGGAATCACATGTTTTATTGGAGCTCGGATAAGTTGATAAAAGTATTATTGTTTGTTCTTGGGCCGTTAGCGTTATTTGGCGGGAAAATTAAAGGATTCAGATTATTTTCTGGAGAGCTGACGCTGTGCCTACGGTATTTTGGAGTTGGTGGTCGTGGATCTGGTTCCGAACAACCTCTCAACCAGTAAGAAGtgacttttccttttccttttaatTCCACTTCACCTCTGAGCTCAAGAATAAAGGTTCCAAATTTGTCCAATATGCATTTCGTTGCCTCTGATAGGTGTATGCAAAGAGCTGTACCATACATACAATTTAACAACAATTTCCACGTGTAAACGATTGCATATCAAATTTTGCTAATTCTTTAGCAAGTCCAACTTACGCAGTCCCGAAGACTCCATTCTCGACGCAGTATTTACCGTGTCGCCGAATAAACAATAATGTGGCATTTTTTGGCCTACAACACCGGCACAAACGGGTCCACTGTGAACACCAATTCTAACGCTCAATTGAGCATTCTCTTTGTGCATTATGGTGAATGATTTCACAGAGTCCAAAATTGCTAATGCCATCAGGCCGATCTCCCTCGCATGCTCGTCACCATTCCTCTGCGGTAGGCCGGATACTACCATGTATGCATCTCCTATTGTCTCCACCTGTACAATGAGTAagctttaattaaatattgatgATCATAGACTAAAGTGTACCTTGTAAAC
The sequence above is drawn from the Ptiloglossa arizonensis isolate GNS036 chromosome 1, iyPtiAriz1_principal, whole genome shotgun sequence genome and encodes:
- the LOC143148248 gene encoding zinc finger TRAF-type-containing protein 1 homolog — translated: MADPSDEAASSSSVSEQAPLATPIRDDLEKIEGFLEPDKKRRKVSRTDGKTEQKLEHRLGGILCCAVCLDLPKAAVYQCTNGHLMCAGCFTHVLADARLRDEMATCPNCRIEISRTSPSRNLAVEKAVSELPAECQYCAKEFPRNSLERHEETMCEERISSCKYSRIGCPWRGPNHERPEHEAHCVHPHRTGLDVMEALRDIDARTLEERRLYDNVFDLLSYEKITFNDLQMRPYRTDEFVHKLFYETSRFTAFNSQWVVKARINNNQRDPTQSSERDMTYQLILKTKTTHPLPLHYLILKGPFGDMKVQPRIHRFEFTDQENESPYLPLPLPDTAECNRLLAARAISFRLIMFLASK